One genomic segment of Hymenobacter psoromatis includes these proteins:
- the dinB gene encoding DNA polymerase IV codes for MTPSLPPAAPRKIIHLDMDAFYASLEQRDDPALRGRPLAVGGTRARGVVMAASYEARQFGVRSAMPAATAARLCPELRFVPPRFEVYKEVSGQIREIMAEYTPLIEPVALDEAYLDVTDNLAGLPLASEVARQIRAKILARTQLTASAGISYNKFLAKLASDRRKPNGQYVIPPERGPAFVAGLGVGEFHGIGPATQARLHALGIFTGADLRAQPEALLRQHFGKAGGFYYAIARAEDHRPVRPDRPRKSVGTEMTFAQDLHDLPDLLAALLPVAAKVWAYCQRTGQSGRCVTLKVKYADFQQITRSRTLPAVVFDEAALLRLGQDLLTALLPLPQGVRLLGLSLSTLDGAEATAGPSGQLALF; via the coding sequence GTGACGCCCTCCCTACCCCCCGCCGCGCCGCGCAAAATCATTCACCTCGACATGGATGCGTTTTATGCCTCCTTGGAGCAGCGCGACGACCCGGCCCTGCGCGGCCGGCCGCTGGCCGTGGGCGGCACCCGCGCCCGCGGCGTGGTGATGGCCGCCAGCTACGAGGCTCGGCAATTTGGGGTGCGCTCGGCCATGCCGGCGGCCACGGCGGCGCGCCTCTGCCCCGAGCTGCGGTTCGTGCCGCCACGCTTCGAGGTGTATAAGGAAGTGTCGGGCCAGATTCGGGAGATTATGGCCGAGTACACGCCACTCATCGAGCCCGTGGCCCTCGATGAAGCCTACCTCGACGTGACGGATAACCTGGCCGGCCTACCCCTCGCCAGCGAGGTGGCCCGTCAAATCAGGGCTAAAATCCTGGCGCGCACCCAGCTTACGGCCTCGGCGGGAATTTCCTACAATAAGTTTCTGGCCAAGCTGGCCTCCGACCGCCGCAAGCCCAACGGGCAGTATGTGATTCCGCCCGAGCGCGGGCCAGCGTTCGTGGCCGGGCTGGGGGTAGGCGAGTTTCACGGCATCGGGCCGGCTACGCAGGCGCGGCTGCACGCGCTGGGCATCTTCACTGGGGCCGACCTGCGCGCCCAGCCCGAGGCGTTGCTGCGCCAGCACTTCGGCAAGGCGGGCGGCTTCTACTACGCCATTGCCCGCGCTGAGGACCACCGCCCCGTGCGCCCCGACCGCCCCCGCAAGTCGGTGGGCACCGAAATGACCTTCGCCCAGGACCTGCACGACTTGCCCGACCTACTAGCCGCGCTGCTGCCCGTGGCCGCCAAAGTATGGGCCTACTGCCAGCGCACCGGCCAGTCGGGCCGCTGCGTTACACTCAAAGTCAAGTACGCCGACTTTCAGCAAATTACCCGTAGCCGCACCCTACCCGCCGTCGTGTTTGATGAAGCCGCCCTGCTCCGTCTGGGCCAGGACCTGCTAACGGCCCTGCTACCCCTGCCGCAGGGCGTGCGCCTGCTGGGCCTCTCGCTTTCTACTCTCGATGGTGCTGAGGCAACGGCCGGGCCGAGCGGGCAGCTGGCGCTTTTTTAG
- a CDS encoding nuclear transport factor 2 family protein — MSAIQEIEQLERRRFDAQIAKDLPTLESIFADDLIYTHSNGHQDGKASYIASIASGQSRYDKVDIENMTVRAYNDDHTAIVNALIQIDLGPGVDGQPSFTRIKYVVVYIKDAAKGWQLVLWHAQKQAA; from the coding sequence ATGTCCGCCATCCAGGAAATTGAACAGCTCGAACGCCGGCGCTTCGACGCGCAGATTGCCAAAGACCTGCCGACGCTCGAAAGCATCTTTGCCGACGACCTCATCTACACCCACTCCAACGGCCACCAGGATGGCAAGGCGAGCTATATCGCGTCTATCGCCAGCGGCCAGAGCCGCTACGATAAGGTTGATATCGAGAATATGACCGTGCGGGCATACAACGACGACCACACGGCCATCGTCAACGCCCTCATCCAGATTGACCTCGGCCCCGGCGTCGACGGCCAGCCCAGCTTCACGCGCATCAAGTACGTGGTGGTCTACATCAAAGACGCCGCCAAAGGCTGGCAACTGGTGCTTTGGCACGCCCAGAAGCAAGCCGCGTAA
- a CDS encoding cupin domain-containing protein has product MKRRAFLPLLGLAPLAATFRPTRLLQPEKLFFKDDGTIPNSAYPLLLYRQAFAARDAAGAAWLESHFAANNWTNSWRNGVYPFHHYHSTSHEVLGIYAGAALLHLGGEGGQKVRVQAGDILVIPAGVGHKNLGGENLGVVGAYPDGRHWDVNRGLPGERPQTDKNIAALPLPATDPLLGRSTGLPAIWR; this is encoded by the coding sequence ATGAAACGCCGCGCCTTTTTGCCGCTGTTGGGCCTGGCTCCGCTGGCCGCCACCTTTCGCCCCACGCGCCTGCTGCAACCCGAGAAGCTGTTTTTCAAAGACGACGGCACGATTCCGAATAGCGCCTATCCCCTGCTGCTGTACCGGCAGGCATTCGCGGCGCGCGACGCGGCCGGCGCGGCGTGGCTGGAAAGCCACTTTGCCGCTAATAACTGGACCAACTCCTGGCGTAACGGCGTGTACCCATTTCACCACTACCACAGCACATCGCACGAGGTACTGGGCATTTACGCGGGCGCGGCGCTGCTACACCTGGGCGGCGAGGGCGGCCAGAAAGTGCGCGTGCAAGCTGGTGATATCCTGGTGATTCCGGCGGGGGTAGGGCACAAAAACCTGGGCGGCGAGAACCTGGGCGTAGTGGGGGCTTATCCCGATGGCCGCCACTGGGACGTGAATCGCGGCCTGCCCGGTGAGCGCCCCCAAACCGATAAAAACATCGCCGCGCTACCACTGCCCGCCACCGACCCGCTACTGGGCCGTAGCACCGGCCTACCCGCCATCTGGCGGTAA
- a CDS encoding CocE/NonD family hydrolase: protein MPHPYPRRLAGSLLLAAALALPAAAQTTPATRTQDSLFVRQNYRKLEQLIPMRDGTRLATILYVPRDASKAIPYPFLMERTPYSAGPRGADTYATRGPGPSRELSQEKYIFVYQDVRGRYLSEGQFEEMTPALPPGSGGKAAKGQAHDESTDTYDTIEWLLKHVPGNNGRVGITGISYPGFYASASLPNAHPALKAVSPQAPVTDEFIGDDARHGGAFFLLDNFDFTNYFDVPRPQPVAAYQQLFAPKIADAYQFFLDLGPIKNANQSQYFNGRARIWNEYLAHDTYDAYWQARNIRPHLTGVRPAVLVVGGWYDAEDLFGALHTYQAIEKQNPAATNRLVMGPWTHGAWSRPDWSKFGPLTFGQNTAEYFRRTLETPFFNFYLKDKGSFNAAEATVFDTGTNDWKTYPAWPPKAAQEMPFYFQPGGVLYGVVEGQLAPYQQQSDFHIVRTQPANSIASPTFSEYLSDPAHPVPYAPGILSSRSNEYMIADQRFAAERPDVLTFQTLPLPADLTVAGPLAVDLWVSTSGTDADFVVKLIDVLPDDAADPAPGAQNTTLPGTQRLVRADVLRGRFRNSFTKPEPFQPNVPTEVKYELNDVLHTFKKGHRLQVQVQSSWFPLVDRNPQQFVNISTANAADFQKATIRVYHESGHASSVTLPVLK, encoded by the coding sequence ATGCCCCATCCCTACCCCCGCCGGCTGGCCGGCAGCCTGCTGCTGGCCGCCGCCCTCGCCCTGCCCGCCGCCGCCCAAACCACCCCGGCCACTCGCACCCAAGACTCGCTCTTCGTGCGCCAGAATTACCGCAAACTGGAGCAGCTCATTCCGATGCGCGACGGCACCCGGCTGGCCACCATCCTCTACGTGCCGCGCGATGCGAGCAAAGCCATCCCCTACCCCTTCCTGATGGAGCGGACGCCCTATTCGGCCGGCCCGCGCGGGGCCGACACCTACGCTACCCGCGGCCCCGGCCCCAGCCGCGAGCTAAGCCAGGAGAAGTATATTTTTGTGTACCAGGACGTGCGTGGGCGCTATCTGAGCGAAGGGCAGTTTGAGGAAATGACCCCCGCCCTACCCCCCGGTAGCGGCGGCAAGGCCGCCAAGGGCCAGGCCCACGACGAAAGTACCGACACCTACGACACCATCGAGTGGCTGCTGAAACACGTGCCCGGCAACAACGGCCGGGTGGGCATTACGGGCATTTCCTACCCCGGCTTTTACGCCTCGGCCAGCCTGCCCAACGCCCACCCGGCGCTGAAAGCCGTGTCGCCGCAGGCCCCGGTTACCGACGAGTTTATCGGCGATGATGCCCGGCACGGCGGGGCGTTTTTTCTGCTCGATAACTTCGATTTTACCAATTATTTCGACGTGCCCCGGCCCCAGCCGGTGGCGGCGTACCAGCAATTATTTGCGCCGAAAATTGCCGATGCCTACCAGTTTTTCCTGGACCTAGGGCCCATCAAAAACGCCAATCAGAGCCAGTATTTCAACGGCCGGGCGCGCATCTGGAACGAGTACCTGGCCCACGACACCTACGATGCCTACTGGCAGGCGCGCAATATCCGGCCGCACCTCACGGGCGTGCGGCCGGCCGTGCTGGTCGTCGGCGGCTGGTACGATGCCGAGGACCTGTTTGGGGCGCTGCACACCTACCAGGCCATCGAAAAGCAGAACCCCGCCGCCACCAACCGCCTCGTGATGGGCCCCTGGACCCACGGGGCCTGGAGCCGGCCCGACTGGAGCAAATTCGGCCCCCTGACGTTTGGCCAAAACACCGCCGAATACTTCCGCCGCACCCTGGAAACGCCGTTTTTCAACTTCTACCTGAAAGACAAAGGCAGCTTCAACGCGGCCGAAGCCACGGTGTTCGACACGGGCACGAACGACTGGAAAACCTACCCCGCCTGGCCGCCCAAGGCGGCGCAGGAAATGCCGTTTTATTTTCAGCCGGGCGGTGTTCTCTATGGAGTAGTAGAAGGGCAGCTTGCTCCTTATCAGCAGCAGTCTGACTTTCACATCGTCCGCACACAACCGGCTAACTCAATAGCTTCCCCTACCTTCTCCGAATACCTCAGCGACCCGGCGCACCCGGTGCCCTACGCGCCCGGTATCCTGAGCAGCCGCAGCAACGAGTACATGATTGCCGACCAGCGCTTTGCGGCCGAGCGGCCCGACGTGCTCACCTTCCAAACCCTACCCCTGCCCGCCGACCTGACCGTGGCCGGCCCGCTGGCCGTGGACCTCTGGGTGAGCACCTCCGGCACCGACGCCGACTTCGTGGTAAAGCTCATCGACGTGCTGCCCGACGACGCGGCCGACCCCGCCCCCGGCGCGCAAAATACCACCCTACCCGGCACCCAGCGCCTGGTGCGCGCCGACGTGTTGCGCGGCCGCTTCCGCAACAGCTTCACTAAGCCCGAGCCCTTCCAGCCCAACGTGCCCACCGAGGTGAAGTATGAGCTGAACGACGTGCTGCACACCTTCAAAAAAGGCCATCGCCTGCAAGTGCAGGTGCAAAGCAGCTGGTTCCCGCTGGTGGACCGCAATCCGCAGCAATTCGTTAACATTTCTACCGCCAACGCGGCTGATTTTCAGAAGGCTACCATTCGGGTTTACCACGAGTCCGGCCACGCTTCGAGTGTGACGCTACCGGTGCTGAAATAA
- the mgrA gene encoding L-glyceraldehyde 3-phosphate reductase: MAYLPNPARYEAMQYRRCGRSGLQLPAVSLGLWQNFGEKDAQANCRAILRTAFDAGITHFDLANNYGPPQGSAEEMFGRLLHDDFRGYRDELIISSKAGYGMWPGPYGDGGSRKYLMSSLDQSLRRMKLDYVDIFYHHRPDPDTPVEESMGALDSMVRQGKALYVGISNYPPEQARRAIEVLRALGTPCLIHQPKYSMLVREPEKGLLDVLAEEGVGCIPFSPLAQGLLTDKYLAGVPDDSRVARNLGNGALDENQLTSPNVAKVQKLNELAQARHQTMAQLALAWVLKDPRITSVIIGASKPSQVTDAIGSLKNYQFSQEELARIEEILK; the protein is encoded by the coding sequence ATGGCTTACCTCCCCAACCCCGCCCGCTACGAGGCGATGCAATACCGCCGCTGCGGCCGCAGCGGCCTGCAACTGCCGGCCGTGTCGCTGGGCCTGTGGCAGAATTTTGGCGAGAAAGATGCCCAGGCCAACTGCCGCGCCATCCTGCGCACGGCCTTCGACGCGGGTATCACGCACTTCGACCTGGCCAATAATTACGGCCCGCCCCAGGGCTCGGCCGAGGAGATGTTTGGCCGCCTGCTGCACGACGACTTCCGCGGCTACCGCGACGAGCTCATCATCTCCAGTAAGGCCGGCTACGGCATGTGGCCCGGCCCCTACGGCGACGGCGGCTCGCGCAAGTATTTGATGTCCAGCCTCGACCAGAGCCTGCGCCGGATGAAGCTCGACTACGTAGATATTTTCTACCACCACCGCCCCGACCCCGACACGCCCGTGGAGGAAAGCATGGGTGCCCTCGATAGTATGGTGCGCCAGGGTAAGGCCCTGTACGTGGGCATCTCCAACTACCCACCCGAGCAGGCGCGGCGCGCCATTGAGGTGCTGCGCGCGCTGGGCACGCCCTGCCTCATCCATCAGCCCAAGTACTCGATGCTGGTGCGCGAGCCCGAAAAGGGCCTGCTCGATGTGCTGGCCGAAGAGGGGGTAGGGTGCATCCCGTTCTCGCCCCTGGCCCAGGGCCTACTGACCGACAAGTACTTAGCCGGAGTGCCCGACGACTCGCGGGTGGCCCGCAACCTCGGCAACGGCGCGCTCGACGAAAACCAGCTCACGTCCCCCAACGTGGCCAAAGTGCAAAAGCTCAACGAACTGGCCCAGGCTCGCCACCAAACAATGGCCCAGCTGGCCCTGGCCTGGGTGCTGAAAGACCCGCGCATCACGTCCGTCATCATCGGGGCCAGCAAGCCGAGTCAGGTAACCGACGCCATCGGCAGCCTGAAAAATTACCAGTTCAGCCAGGAGGAGCTAGCGCGGATTGAGGAGATTTTGAAGTAA
- a CDS encoding AsmA-like C-terminal region-containing protein encodes MKSFLVWRVLGAVFLLLLLALGVGGWLLSSRYAKPYVQRLVREQLTGNSELVLAPFDVEFSVWRDFPHLTASLRHLTLSDSAHHRTLPVLRLGRADLRLNLRALLHHRVEVTRLTLHDVAIGQRVDSLGQVWGLRGKKQASVAPPPKIDLALDSVIIYNFGIFTRNDYTHNALLGRVYQARLAASLHQGVLAVQGRVRGRLVKLRNRTGDLLTDEPLRAYLHYRYDFGTRRGEFARTWATLNGDTIRVSGTHSPDLAAGAGLPRGTVLNLRFAGSQPLLAVLHATLPPSLRPMLAGATSASKAHIEYLMTGLSGPKVRPRVVLHFGLRGARVRWPDPARRIDRWDLQGTYDNGPAHLPETMSLTLSQCRIYSPVGQLDVAFELRDFRRPYVRGQLHGRTGLPALTALLSPEHWRARRGIADLDVRLAGRLPAMGQLRRGQFGNTLSVRGTATLHDATFELDGHPGDLHGLDVRIGLRDSLWQLDNASGVLAGMCFRASATTTYLLDYLTGQHPTTAIRGSFAVDELDLGSLRQLLRPGAGGRAASRPGRRGPRSLADRRRIATTLGSHLIPAGMYLDVAVRCGRLPLATDTLRDLAVRVRHDGERVQLSDIQGKFWNGEVRGQAQWPTDSANRVVPVAYNLDFKFDTLSYAYVLARLMHPPQHPARSPRSPALRELLLAANGKINYEINTLQLPNGEKLHDLRLRFDKQGQRLNLPYVYFQDPQGGIGSGSATVQLQGVHLVRADANLYLRYPSLDVPALLRMLASVAPPRADSATLAGRRALRAARRAASLPVGSAPAPVSSVIADGRFTALLRVEADRVRYAAVRGTRFQLVSRLQAGEAIVDDCTVNALGGRVALHGRLRTDAGRRHHPLQAQVLLEDIQLPELFNTASDMQLDVLSESNVRGTLRCAAALRTDLNEKFIPTLDRTSAYLKADLRDLELVDVQPLQEAFSLFHKRTSHLYFEPVSSEFILNNGELLIPDLRLNSNLTELRVSGRYDFAGPASLYVGLNALHALTGNNEKRVARIRAGEPVRRRRAPLTYVNLSRAAPRDKFRVKLFQKQEQRQAQTDLRRDFRRLVITQRLDTTLRLLPGSPLVVSP; translated from the coding sequence ATGAAGTCGTTTCTCGTCTGGCGCGTGCTGGGTGCTGTTTTTTTGCTGCTGCTGCTGGCCCTGGGGGTAGGCGGCTGGCTGCTGAGCAGCCGCTACGCCAAGCCCTACGTGCAACGGCTCGTGCGCGAGCAGCTAACCGGCAATTCGGAGCTGGTGCTGGCCCCGTTTGACGTAGAATTTTCGGTGTGGCGCGATTTTCCGCACCTCACGGCTTCGCTGCGCCATCTCACCCTGAGCGACAGCGCCCACCACCGCACCCTACCCGTGCTGCGCCTGGGCCGCGCCGACCTGCGCCTGAACCTGCGCGCCCTGCTGCACCACCGCGTGGAAGTAACCCGCCTGACCCTGCACGACGTGGCCATTGGCCAGCGCGTGGACTCGCTGGGCCAGGTGTGGGGACTGCGCGGCAAGAAGCAAGCCTCGGTGGCCCCGCCGCCCAAAATTGACCTGGCTCTCGACTCGGTTATTATCTACAACTTCGGCATTTTTACCCGCAACGACTACACCCACAATGCGTTGCTGGGGCGCGTGTACCAGGCGCGGCTGGCCGCCAGCCTGCACCAGGGCGTGCTGGCCGTGCAGGGGCGCGTGCGGGGCCGCCTGGTGAAGCTGCGCAACCGCACCGGCGACCTGCTCACCGACGAGCCCCTGCGGGCCTACCTGCACTACCGCTATGATTTTGGTACCCGGCGGGGCGAGTTTGCCCGCACCTGGGCCACGCTCAACGGCGATACCATCCGCGTCAGCGGCACCCACTCGCCCGACCTGGCGGCGGGCGCAGGCCTACCTAGAGGCACGGTGCTGAACCTGCGCTTTGCGGGCAGCCAGCCGCTGCTGGCCGTGCTGCATGCCACCCTACCCCCCTCGCTGCGGCCCATGCTGGCCGGGGCCACCAGCGCCAGCAAGGCGCACATCGAGTACCTGATGACGGGCTTGAGCGGCCCTAAAGTGCGCCCACGCGTGGTGCTGCACTTCGGGCTGCGCGGGGCCCGCGTGCGCTGGCCCGACCCGGCCCGGCGCATCGACCGCTGGGACTTGCAGGGCACGTATGACAACGGCCCGGCGCACCTGCCCGAAACCATGTCCCTGACCCTGAGCCAGTGCCGCATCTACTCGCCGGTGGGGCAGCTTGACGTGGCGTTTGAGCTGCGCGATTTTCGGCGGCCCTACGTGCGCGGGCAGTTGCACGGGCGCACCGGGCTGCCAGCACTCACGGCCCTGCTTTCGCCCGAGCACTGGCGCGCCCGGCGCGGCATTGCTGACCTCGACGTGCGGCTGGCGGGCCGGCTGCCGGCAATGGGGCAGCTGCGGCGCGGGCAGTTTGGCAACACGCTGTCGGTGCGCGGCACGGCTACCCTGCACGATGCCACCTTTGAGCTGGACGGCCACCCCGGCGACCTGCATGGGCTTGACGTACGCATTGGACTGCGCGACAGTCTCTGGCAGCTTGATAATGCCTCGGGCGTGCTGGCGGGCATGTGCTTCCGGGCTTCGGCCACTACTACCTACCTGCTCGACTACCTTACCGGGCAGCACCCCACTACCGCCATCCGGGGCAGCTTCGCGGTGGATGAGCTGGACCTGGGCAGCCTGCGGCAGCTGCTGCGGCCGGGGGCGGGGGGTAGGGCAGCGAGCCGGCCCGGCCGGCGCGGGCCGCGCAGCCTGGCCGACCGGCGGCGCATTGCCACCACGCTGGGCAGCCACCTTATTCCGGCCGGCATGTACCTCGACGTGGCGGTGCGCTGCGGCCGCCTGCCCCTGGCCACCGACACGCTGCGCGACCTGGCCGTGCGCGTGCGTCACGATGGCGAGCGGGTGCAGCTCAGCGATATTCAGGGTAAATTCTGGAATGGGGAGGTGCGCGGCCAGGCCCAGTGGCCCACCGATTCGGCCAACCGGGTGGTACCAGTAGCCTACAACCTTGATTTTAAATTTGATACTCTCAGCTACGCCTATGTGCTGGCGCGCCTTATGCACCCGCCTCAGCACCCAGCCCGGTCGCCGCGCAGCCCGGCCCTGCGCGAGCTGCTGCTAGCAGCTAATGGCAAAATCAACTACGAAATCAACACCTTGCAATTGCCCAACGGCGAAAAGCTACACGACCTGCGCCTGCGCTTCGACAAGCAGGGCCAGCGCCTCAACCTGCCCTACGTGTACTTCCAGGACCCGCAGGGGGGAATAGGCAGCGGCTCGGCCACGGTGCAGCTGCAAGGCGTGCACCTGGTGCGTGCCGATGCTAATCTTTATTTGCGCTACCCCTCGCTCGACGTGCCGGCCCTGCTGCGGATGCTGGCCAGCGTGGCTCCGCCCCGCGCTGACTCGGCCACGCTGGCGGGGCGGCGGGCCCTGCGGGCGGCGCGGCGAGCGGCCAGTCTGCCAGTGGGCAGCGCGCCCGCGCCGGTCAGCTCGGTTATTGCCGACGGGCGCTTCACGGCCCTGCTACGCGTGGAGGCCGACCGCGTGCGCTACGCCGCCGTGCGGGGCACCCGGTTTCAACTGGTGTCGCGCTTGCAGGCTGGCGAGGCCATCGTGGACGACTGCACTGTGAATGCGCTCGGGGGCCGGGTGGCGCTGCACGGCCGCCTACGCACCGATGCCGGCCGCCGCCACCACCCCTTGCAGGCCCAGGTGCTGCTGGAAGATATTCAGCTGCCCGAATTATTTAACACCGCCAGCGATATGCAACTGGATGTGCTGAGCGAGAGCAACGTGCGCGGTACCCTGCGCTGCGCGGCCGCCCTGCGCACCGACCTCAACGAGAAATTCATCCCTACCCTCGACCGCACCAGCGCCTACCTCAAAGCCGACCTGCGCGACCTGGAACTGGTAGACGTGCAGCCGCTGCAAGAAGCTTTTAGCCTGTTTCACAAGCGCACCAGCCATTTGTATTTTGAGCCCGTGAGCAGCGAGTTTATTCTGAATAATGGCGAATTGCTCATCCCCGACCTGCGCCTGAACAGCAACCTGACCGAGCTGCGGGTGAGCGGCCGCTACGACTTCGCCGGCCCCGCCAGCCTCTACGTGGGCCTGAACGCGCTGCACGCCCTCACGGGCAACAACGAGAAACGCGTGGCCCGCATCCGGGCCGGCGAGCCCGTGCGCCGCCGCCGCGCCCCGCTCACCTACGTCAACCTCAGCCGCGCCGCGCCCCGCGATAAGTTTCGCGTTAAGCTCTTCCAGAAGCAGGAGCAGCGCCAGGCCCAAACCGACCTGCGCCGCGATTTTCGCCGGCTCGTCATCACCCAGCGCCTCGACACTACGCTACGCTTGCTGCCCGGCTCGCCGCTCGTGGTGTCACCGTAG
- a CDS encoding LacI family DNA-binding transcriptional regulator: MNRRASITDLARELGLSPSTISRALADHHDVSEATKVRVRQLAKELHYHPNPLAAGLRRGRSNTLGVIVPHITGYFFPEVIHGIASEASAAGFNVMICQSNENADQEKQIIELLMGAQVAGILLSLSDTTTDFEHFEAVRQQGVPLVFFDRVVQGFKGPNVTSVTLNDYLGAYQVTEHLLAQGCRRIAHFTGPLHVNIHQNRHQGYLDALAAHGIAPDPRLIAFCELSQQGGAAAMRGLLRLSPTRRPDGVFSSNDLAAVGAMQVAKKHGCRVPEDIAIAGFSNEVFTQLTEPALTTVDQRCEQMGRTAVQQLQKMLPTPEHKPSTPRGIVLKPRLIVRDSSQRGG, from the coding sequence ATGAACCGCCGCGCTTCCATCACCGACCTGGCCAGGGAACTGGGCTTGTCGCCTTCGACCATCTCGCGGGCCCTGGCCGACCACCACGACGTGAGTGAGGCCACCAAGGTGCGCGTGCGCCAGCTGGCCAAGGAGTTGCACTACCATCCCAACCCGCTGGCCGCTGGCCTGCGCCGCGGCCGCAGCAACACGCTCGGCGTGATAGTGCCGCACATCACGGGCTATTTCTTTCCCGAAGTCATTCACGGCATTGCCAGCGAAGCCAGCGCGGCAGGCTTCAACGTCATGATTTGTCAATCGAACGAGAATGCCGACCAGGAAAAGCAGATTATCGAGCTGCTGATGGGGGCGCAGGTGGCCGGCATCTTACTCTCGCTCTCCGACACGACCACCGATTTTGAGCACTTCGAGGCCGTGCGCCAGCAGGGCGTGCCGCTCGTGTTTTTCGACCGGGTAGTGCAGGGCTTCAAGGGGCCGAATGTGACCTCCGTCACGCTCAACGACTACCTGGGGGCCTACCAGGTAACCGAGCACCTGTTGGCGCAGGGCTGCCGGCGCATCGCGCACTTCACCGGCCCGCTGCACGTCAACATCCACCAAAACCGCCACCAGGGCTACCTCGACGCGCTGGCCGCCCACGGCATTGCCCCCGACCCGCGCCTCATCGCCTTCTGCGAGCTGAGCCAGCAGGGCGGGGCCGCCGCCATGCGCGGCCTGTTGCGCCTCTCGCCCACCCGCCGCCCCGATGGCGTGTTCAGCTCCAACGACCTAGCCGCCGTGGGGGCCATGCAGGTGGCCAAAAAGCACGGCTGCCGGGTGCCCGAAGATATAGCCATTGCTGGCTTCAGCAACGAGGTATTTACCCAGCTCACCGAGCCCGCCCTCACCACCGTGGACCAGCGCTGCGAGCAAATGGGCCGCACTGCCGTGCAGCAGCTCCAAAAAATGCTCCCTACCCCCGAGCACAAGCCCAGCACCCCCCGCGGTATCGTGCTCAAGCCCCGATTGATAGTGCGCGACTCGTCGCAAAGGGGGGGGTAG
- a CDS encoding class I SAM-dependent methyltransferase gives MEAALTQIRDQQQQTWDTFSPGWRKWDAWTMDFLRPMGTKIIEALHIQPTDQVLDIATGTGEPGLSIARLASQGSVVGLDLSVGMLAVAHDNAAQQGLANYAAVAGDACALPFLDQRFDAVSCRMGFMFFPDMLLAAQEMHRVLKPGGRLATCVWAAPAHNPWIATMMASMSPHLALPAPAPLAPGMFRCAQPGMLAGLLETAGFSGVHAEEVQSTVEFDGPEHYWQNMLEIAAPVVAAMSQADEATRAAIKATLFRKLEPLLVAGKLSLPFGSLVLTGEKG, from the coding sequence ATGGAAGCCGCCCTTACTCAAATCCGCGACCAGCAGCAGCAAACCTGGGATACGTTTTCGCCCGGCTGGCGCAAGTGGGATGCCTGGACGATGGATTTTTTGCGCCCGATGGGCACGAAAATTATTGAGGCGCTGCATATTCAGCCCACCGACCAGGTGCTGGACATTGCCACCGGCACCGGCGAGCCGGGCCTGAGCATCGCGCGGCTCGCATCGCAGGGCAGCGTGGTGGGGTTAGACCTTTCCGTAGGAATGCTGGCCGTAGCCCACGACAATGCCGCCCAGCAGGGCCTGGCCAACTACGCGGCCGTGGCCGGCGATGCCTGCGCCCTACCCTTCCTGGACCAGCGCTTCGATGCCGTGAGCTGCCGCATGGGCTTCATGTTTTTCCCCGATATGCTGCTGGCTGCCCAGGAAATGCACCGGGTGCTGAAGCCCGGCGGCCGGCTGGCCACCTGCGTGTGGGCGGCCCCGGCCCACAACCCCTGGATAGCCACCATGATGGCCAGCATGAGCCCCCACCTGGCGCTGCCCGCACCCGCGCCGTTGGCCCCCGGCATGTTTCGCTGCGCCCAGCCGGGAATGCTGGCCGGCCTGCTCGAAACAGCTGGCTTCTCCGGCGTGCACGCCGAAGAAGTGCAAAGCACCGTCGAGTTCGACGGCCCCGAGCACTACTGGCAAAATATGCTGGAAATAGCCGCCCCCGTAGTGGCCGCCATGAGCCAGGCCGACGAAGCCACCCGCGCCGCCATCAAGGCCACGTTGTTCCGCAAGCTGGAGCCGCTGCTCGTAGCGGGAAAGCTTTCCCTACCCTTTGGCTCCCTGGTACTTACCGGCGAGAAAGGATAG